A stretch of Chloroflexota bacterium DNA encodes these proteins:
- a CDS encoding LacI family DNA-binding transcriptional regulator — protein MPTIRDVAKLARVSTATVSHVLNESRWVAPDTRRAVMRAVAKLNYRPSAIAQMLSTSITHTVGVLVADITNPFFASLVRGIEDRLSAKKYNLIVCNTDEAPDKEARYLELLLARRVDGVIVAPTGTAQPILHEFVAQKIPLVFVDRRPTENLGPVIAVDNFDASHCATQYLIELGHRRIAILARNPTLSTVAGRISGYRKALRARRIGIDASLIAITDQSLDAAFESARTLLTLPKRPTALVATNYLMALGALRAMKELRLNCPDDVSLVCFDDQPWAPLFAPSLTVVAQPVAAMCDAAVDTLLRAIESRRGREAKPIALPDVTLKAELVVRASCKQL, from the coding sequence ATGCCTACTATTCGTGATGTCGCAAAACTTGCGCGGGTCAGCACCGCGACCGTATCGCATGTTCTCAACGAGTCGCGCTGGGTTGCGCCCGACACGCGCCGCGCGGTGATGCGCGCGGTCGCGAAACTCAACTATCGTCCCAGCGCGATCGCGCAGATGCTTAGCACCAGCATCACGCACACCGTCGGCGTGCTCGTCGCCGATATCACCAATCCGTTTTTCGCGTCGCTCGTGCGCGGCATCGAAGATCGTTTGTCCGCGAAAAAATACAACCTGATCGTGTGCAACACTGACGAAGCGCCGGATAAGGAAGCGCGTTATCTCGAACTCTTGCTCGCGCGGCGCGTGGACGGTGTGATCGTTGCGCCGACGGGCACCGCGCAACCGATCCTCCACGAATTTGTCGCGCAAAAAATTCCGCTCGTTTTTGTTGACCGTCGTCCAACTGAAAACCTGGGTCCGGTCATCGCTGTTGATAATTTTGACGCGAGTCATTGCGCGACTCAATATCTGATCGAACTGGGTCATCGTCGCATCGCGATTCTCGCGCGCAATCCCACGCTCTCGACGGTTGCCGGTCGCATCAGCGGCTATCGTAAAGCGTTGCGCGCGCGCCGCATCGGCATTGACGCGTCGCTCATCGCGATCACCGATCAATCGCTCGACGCGGCGTTCGAGAGCGCGCGCACGTTGTTGACCTTGCCCAAGCGACCGACCGCGTTGGTCGCGACGAACTATTTGATGGCACTCGGCGCGTTGCGCGCGATGAAGGAACTGCGATTGAATTGTCCCGACGATGTATCGCTTGTTTGTTTTGACGATCAACCTTGGGCACCGCTCTTTGCGCCGTCGCTCACAGTCGTCGCGCAACCGGTCGCCGCGATGTGCGATGCGGCGGTGGACACGTTGCTCCGCGCAATTGAATCGCGGCGCGGGCGCGAGGCAAAACCCATCGCGTTGCCCGATGTGACGCTCAAAGCGGAACTGGTCGTGCGTGCAAGTTGCAAGCAACTTTGA